One Glycine max cultivar Williams 82 chromosome 1, Glycine_max_v4.0, whole genome shotgun sequence genomic window, CTTTACCACATTTTCCCTTAcacttctcttctttttaattataaataatcaattttttacaGTATCTTTTGTATCTAatactaattataaataaacaacTTTTTAATATGCATTACTTATTGACTAATTGACTGTATCATGATATCATCAGTTCCCTTtgcataatattattataatcatttatgactattaataaaaataatcatttcctttaatgtttatattattaacttttatttattttataaatttttaaaatgtaattattatcacttttcttaaaaaaattgttatcactattttttttaactatttctgttttacttttaaaaataaagacagaGGTTCAACTAgtattatcataataataatagtcattgTAATACTAATAGTAATAtgctttaatttcttctttattttattgaatggaTCAAAATCGAAAGTTAATTGTTCCAAGACGCGGCAGCGTCTGTCTCTCTCGGTTTCAACTGTGAGTTGGTAATGGTTGCATAAATCTCATTGACGTGAGACTGCATCCATGGCTTCGGAGAAGATTTGCTCGATTCTCTTGTTTTGTGCTGTAATTTTGCTTCTCCGTGATGCTCCTTCTGCCATAGCTGGGGACATAGTTCACGACGACGATTCAACTCCCAAGAAGCCGGGTTGCGAGAACCAGTTCGTTCTGGTATACCCACTTTACAaagttctctttttctcttttcatttctggGTTTCTCGCTTTTTCCTCGTACTAGAAGCGTGCATGGTCATGGAgcatcaaaatcatattttccaGAACTAGACatttgagattaaaaaaaaaaaaaaactttagttcCTGATTAATTAGTAAGTCTCAAGTTCAATTCGAGTGCTGATTAACTTGTTATAATTGTCAGGTAAAAGTGCAAACATGGGTCAATGGTGTAGAGGATGTTGAATTTGTTGGTGTGGGTGCCAGATTTGGCAGAGCCATTGTGTCCAAAGAGAAAAATGCAAAGCACACGCGCCTTATTCTTTCAGATCCTCGTGATTGTTGCATTCCGCCAAAGAATAAGGTTCTTTCTTCATGTGTGACATGTTGTATTGTACTTTACTTTGGTCACTAGTGTAGCAAAGTACTAACATGTTAGTAGTTCAACTGTGTTGTGTAAACTGTCAGATTGTGGGAGATGTCATCATGGTGGATCGAGGCAACTGCACGTTCACAAAAAAGGCAAATATTGCACAGAATGCTAATGCTTCAGCCATCCTCATCATAAATAACCAAAAAGGTAAAAATTCCGTTGTCCTTCTGgctcttattttttttgggtagtTGGGTTTTTGATAGTTGAAGAAGTTGCTTCACTTTTGTGTTGGGTGGGTCATGTCTAGTATAtacacttttttatttctcttttcatgtcaaatttgtttttgttgtttgcaGAACTGTACAAGATGGTTTGCGAACCTGATGAAACTGATTTGAACATACACATACCTGCTGTCATGCTTCCACTAGATGCAGGTACAAGGCTGGAAAAAATGCTGACAACTACTTCATCTGGTGAGCTTCCTTGTGCATGTTTTGTGGACTTGTAGTAGTTTCTATTTGATGCAGCTAACTTAGTGATGGTCGCAATATCTTTAATGCTTATGACTTATCAGCAGATTCTAATTGCAATGTAACTACTATTTGTTTTTCCTAAAGGGGAGGgaagttttctaaaaaaaaatccgtTTTGCAGTGTCTGTGCAGCTGTACTCGCCACTTCGACCAGCTGTTGACGTAGCAGAAGTATTTCTTTGGATGATGGCAGTTCTTACCATATTGTGTGCATCATATTGGTCAGCTTGGACGACCCGAGAAGCAGCTATTGAACAGGATAAGTTGCTAAAGGTCTGTTTTTCCTATTCATTTAGTATTTACTCAAGTtggattttcatttcttttcttaataTGTTGTCGATTCTACTACttactctcatttttttcttttcttataggATGCTTCAGATGAACTCCCAAACACTAAATATGCTAGTGTTAGTGGAGTTGTAAATATGAATGTGAAAGCTGCAGTCCTTTTTGTTGTATTTGCTTCGTGTTTCCTGTTTATGCTTTACAAACTGATGTCGTCGTGGTTCATTGATGTTTTGGTTGTTCTCTTCTGTATTGGTGGTATTGAGGTATTAACTTCCACTAAATcagtttaaaatttgatatttttgcaTCTGCGAGGGGAAAAAAATCTATTTGCATATTACTCAAGTCTGTGACATTGCATGAGTACATGTTATAAAAACTCTCTGTTTCCAATACtgaattcaaattttgtctTTCCTGCTATTGCCAATTTGCCATGTTATTCTCTGCCAGGTCATTGCTAACCATATTTTTCTTGTATGTCTAGGGCTTGCAAACATGCTTGGTTGCTCTTTTGTCCAGGTATGGTGTATCTTCTTTAATGAATGTTATTAAGAATTTTTGGTCTTAGTATCCATCTATTAAGAAGCTCAAATTGGATCCAAAGAGAGTTGACATGTTTTATGACAAAATAATGTTGGAATTTGGATGGCTTGCCTTTTTTATTACATGATTAGCTTGATACCTTAAGCATTAAAGCAATTGTCTTGccttttcattaattattttcaaatcttAGATTAGAAATTGATAAATGCTGTTGTATGAGCTTGATATTTTGTGCACAACCAGAAGTTGTTATCAATATAGATAAATTAGCAATTGTGACCTTATAATGTGTTTTTTTCCCACATAATCTGCTACCAAGGGTAGATAAGTGAAACTTGTGGCTGGTTTGATAGAAAAAATGAGCTGTATAGTCAGTGTTAGTCAGTAAAACAGCCAAGGCTTAGCTCCCCTGCTCCCCCTACGTAATACTTTTAGATGGAGCAATGCTGTTGATGGTGCATTTTGTTTCCATATCCCTGGGATTttgtacttttcttttatatttctaagatgattttacCATACAAAGCCAAAGGTAATGTACACATTTTGGAGAAGTCTGACACACTGACATTTTATTCTCTGGAAgatatcattataaaaaaaaaatatttttcaggaGACACCAGGTCTAAAGGACTCGCACAGTCACATGCATGTGCACACACTCCCACAAAGCTGACTAAATGACTGGGGAAAGGATTTCCTAGGTGTTACCTGCATTCTTAGTATTTAAGACTTCATTGAActtaattttatctttcattaattttttgagaATGTGCTATTATGTgattaacttaatttttgtaTGTTTGAACTACATGAGATGTTGATAATCTTTTTGCATTTTGACATTTACAAACAGtacattatatattatataaatgtttCAAATGATATAGGATCAGGATGCTTTATTACCTAGTACTCTTGAAAATCATGTCATAAGGTAAAATAGTCTCCTTTCCTCACATTTGAgagtaattttcaaatttcaaagattGAGGATATTGTGTTCTAGAATGTTTGAGTTTCCAACCTTGCATGCTTTTATTGTCCTTTTTAATTGAAGTTGTCATTATGTTCTTCACAATGTTAACTTGTAGAGGAaacttattttgttttcctGTGCAGGTGGTTCAAGCATGCCGGAGAGTCATACATCAAAGTACCTTTCTTAGGAGCTATCTCATACCTGACTTTGGCTGTTTCTCCATTCTGTATAACATTTTCCATTCTCTGGGCAGTTTATCGCAACGAATCCTTTGCCTGGATTGGTCAAGATATACTTGTAAGGATAAATTTTTCTCCAGTCTTAAATGATATTCCCCTCCTTCAAACATATCATATAGGCACTCAAGGTCTAAAGGATGTTTGtccttttctttgttattttcaaagAGGAAGAGGGTACATTTCTCATAATGTAGTTgtgctttatattcataaattGTAAAATGTGTCCTGGCATCCATTTGCCTCTGCTACATACTAAAAGGAAATTCAACCGCCTGTCAGGAGTGTCAAGTGGGTGCTTTTGGTGAAGACTTTTTGGATCCTTATTTCTGAATGCAACTTTTTCCTAATATTTCTTTGCCCAActgtacaaataataataaactttgCTATTGTTAGATATATGATATgaaaattctgtttagtttttatacttatctGGATAGGCTATTAGTCACTTGTccatttaatcataatttctttttcattaattGTTCTAACAGGGAATAACACTGATAATCACAGTTCTACAGATTGTACATGTACCAAATCTCAAGGTAATTATTTAAGCGTATATTATGCTTGTGCTGTGCTTTATGTTAACCATGATACAATTATTCTTGAATTCTGTTTCTTTTCAGTAGAAGCCATTTAATGGGCACTCTGATATATACTTTGACAATTTTTTGATACATCTCTCATTGCAAAGAAATGaactaacaacatatttaatttgataagtGCATCTGGTGCTGCATTGCTTCTAGTTTCCACTCCTGCTTGTTTCAGCAAACGCTCAGATCTGTAATTTGTCAAGTTAGAGTCTGTCTTGATATATTTATGCTGCATGAAATGTTTCTTTAGGAAAATCAAGGGCTTGTTCtgggttcaattttttttattttcaaatgcaaATTTCAGAACAATATGTGTTCAGCTAAAAGGGGGCTGAATTGATTGTTAATCAAGTTTCAAAACACTTTTAACTTAatctttaaaactaaaaaagaatcttttttggtttttttagttgTAAAAATAATCCATT contains:
- the LOC100796300 gene encoding signal peptide peptidase-like 2 — its product is MASEKICSILLFCAVILLLRDAPSAIAGDIVHDDDSTPKKPGCENQFVLVKVQTWVNGVEDVEFVGVGARFGRAIVSKEKNAKHTRLILSDPRDCCIPPKNKIVGDVIMVDRGNCTFTKKANIAQNANASAILIINNQKELYKMVCEPDETDLNIHIPAVMLPLDAGTRLEKMLTTTSSVSVQLYSPLRPAVDVAEVFLWMMAVLTILCASYWSAWTTREAAIEQDKLLKDASDELPNTKYASVSGVVNMNVKAAVLFVVFASCFLFMLYKLMSSWFIDVLVVLFCIGGIEGLQTCLVALLSRWFKHAGESYIKVPFLGAISYLTLAVSPFCITFSILWAVYRNESFAWIGQDILGITLIITVLQIVHVPNLKVGTVLLGCAFIYDIFWVFVSKKFFKESVMIVVARGDRSGEDGIPMLLKFPRIFDPWGGYSIIGFGDILLPGMLVAFSLRYDWLANKSLRSGYFLWAMFAYGFGLLVTYVALNLMDGHGQPALLYIVPFTLGTLMTLGRKRGDLRVLWTSGEPERPCPHIRLLHSGELNCE